One Camelina sativa cultivar DH55 chromosome 3, Cs, whole genome shotgun sequence genomic window carries:
- the LOC104762495 gene encoding probable pectate lyase 1, whose product MAVFLPTWVLAMMCLLFFVGAMENTTHNKISSFPRSDETEWNQHAVKNPDEVADEVLALTEMSVRNHTERRKLGYFTCGTGNPIDDCWRCDRNWHKNRKRLADCGIGFGRNAIGGRDGRFYVVTDPRDDNPVNPRPGTLRHAVIQDRPLWIVFKRDMVIQLKQELIVNSFKTIDGRGANVHIANGGCITIQYVTNVIVHGLHIHDCRPTGNAMVRSSETHFGWRTMADGDAISIFGSSHVWIDHNSLSHCADGLVDAVMGSTAITISNNHLTHHNEVMLLGHSDSYMRDKAMQVTIAYNHFGVGLIQRMPRCRHGYFHVVNNDYTHWEMYAIGGSANPTINSQGNRYAAPKNPFAKEVTKRVDTPASHWKGWNWRSEGDLLQNGAYFTSSGAAASGSYARASSLSAKSSSLVGHITSDAGALPCRRGRQCSS is encoded by the exons ATGGCGGTTTTTCTTCCCACATGGGTTTTAGCAATGATGTGTCTACTCTTCTTCGTCGGAGCAATGGAGAACACTACACACAACAAGATCTCATCTTTCCCTAG atccgACGAAACCGAATGGAACCAACACGCAGTGAAGAATCCAGATGAAGTAGCGGACGAAGTTCTCGCCTTGACTGAAAT GAGTGTGAGAAACCATACCGAGAGGAGGAAGCTAGGTTACTTTACTTGCGGAACAGGCAACCCTATCGACGACTGTTGGCGGTGCGATCGCAACTGGCACAAGAACCGCAAACGCTTAGCGGACTGCGGGATCGGGTTTGGAAGAAACGCCATCGGTGGTCGCGACGGGCGTTTCTACGTTGTCACTGACCCGAGAGACGACAATCCGGTTAATCCTAGACCGGGTACATTACGTCACGCCGTGATCCAAGACAGACCGTTATGGATCGTTTTCAAACGCGATATGGTGATTCAGTTGAAACAAGAGCTCATCGTTAACAGCTTCAAAACGATCGATGGACGTGGCGCAAACGTTCACATCGCTAACGGCGGTTGCATCACGATTCAGTATGTAACGAATGTGATCGTCCACGGATTACATATTCATGATTGCAGACCGACTGGTAATGCTATGGTGAGAAGCTCAGAGACACATTTTGGGTGGAGGACGATGGCGGATGGTGATGCTATTTCGATCTTTGGCTCGAGTCATGTGTGGATTGATCATAACTCGTTGTCTCATTGCGCTGACGGGCTTGTGGACGCAGTCATGGGCTCAACCGCGATAACCATCTCTAACAACCACTTAACTCACCACAAcgag GTGATGTTGCTCGGACATAGCGATTCGTACATGAGGGACAAAGCTATGCAAGTGACCATTGCTTATAATCATTTTGGAGTCGGACTTATTCAAAGAATGCCGAG GTGTCGACACGGGTACTTCCATGTCGTGAACAACGACTACACTCACTGGGAAATGTACGCGATTGGTGGAAGCGCAAACCCGACAATCAATAGTCAAGGAAACCGATACGCCGCCCCTAAAAACCCCTTTGCTAAAGAG GTCACGAAGAGAGTGGACACACCGGCTAGTCATTGGAAAGGATGGAACTGGAGATCGGAAGGAGATTTGCTTCAGAATGGTGCTTACTTCACTTCTTCAGGAGCCGCTGCGTCCGGAAGCTATGCACGTGCCTCTAGTCTCTCCGCAAAATCTTCTTCATTGGTCGGACACATTACTTCCGATGCCGGAGCTCTACCTTGTCGCAGAGGACGTCAATGTTCGTCATAG